The genomic window ATCAATTCCGAAGGTCCTCTTCCCCTTGGATTCTCGCCTTTAGAGTCAAACTGTAGAAGAATTATCAGAACTGAAAATTTCAAGTGATTTTTCAGAAAAATACTTATTGTAAATTGAATAGGCACACCAAGATTTGGCATACTAGATGACTTACATCTTTTAAATATGAGCCCAAAGCAAAAAGCTACGAATAGACCTATAGAGGCACTCGTAGCTTCATTTATCTTATTAATCTAAATAGTTTGTATCGGCATTATTCAACCAAGCATAACCTAGCCCCATGACCAATCCGCCACCAATGAAGTTTCCAATCAGCGCAAAGAAAAGGTTGTGGATCACATTACCTACTGTCAACGCAGCCATAGTTCCGTGCGAAGCAAAATATGCAAGCGTAAATGCTGGGAAGTTTGCAATAACGTGTTCGTAGCCCAAGAATGCGAAGATAAAGATAATAAAGATGATTGCTGCCACTTTACCAGCGTCATCTTTCATACGCATGCTTACTAATACAGCCGTATTTACAACAATATTAGCAAACATACCTTCAACAAGGATCTGAACCGTACTCTTCGTTAATTTCCCTGAAATCGAGGTAAACATAAAATTGTCTGGAGCTAAATCTTGAAATGGAACAGTCTGAGAAATAAGAAAACCAAAAAGCACGCCTCCGACTAAGTTGAATAAAATACAGGTAAACAAAATTTTTGCTGCAAACGGTAATGAAATCTTTTTGCGATAGACA from Enterococcus sp. 9E7_DIV0242 includes these protein-coding regions:
- a CDS encoding formate/nitrite transporter family protein; its protein translation is MKPVSPLFEQIDKSINKKMSLFQNSVVRYAFRAMLACMFLTLGTAIAFAIAMKGEDIAHGLGKMLYAFMFSWSLVMILYMNAELGTSNMLYMTVGVYRKKISLPFAAKILFTCILFNLVGGVLFGFLISQTVPFQDLAPDNFMFTSISGKLTKSTVQILVEGMFANIVVNTAVLVSMRMKDDAGKVAAIIFIIFIFAFLGYEHVIANFPAFTLAYFASHGTMAALTVGNVIHNLFFALIGNFIGGGLVMGLGYAWLNNADTNYLD